One window from the genome of Cyclobacterium amurskyense encodes:
- a CDS encoding NAD(P)/FAD-dependent oxidoreductase, whose protein sequence is MDQALPNLPELSLPRIVVIGAGFAGLKLARELKNKDYQVILLDKNNYHQFQPLFYQVATAGLEPSAISFPLRKVFHNTPNVTFRMAEAQRIDQSKNRLYTDIGYIDYDYLILAMGADTNYFGMKNIMDNSVPMKSVSEALFIRNKIISNYERAINIADIEKRKALMNVVIVGGGPTGVELAGAMAELRNKVFPKDYPQLNFENMKVVLIEAGPSLLAGMSSSSGQKAKEYLESLKVKVMLQTAVEDYDGLNVIIKGESGIQTNTLLWAAGIKPNGIEGILDVQKFKNGRLLVDEYNLVKDASNIYALGDLCLQQLPDYPKGHPQVAQVAIQQADNLAKNFLAKLKDKPSKAFKYKDLGRMATVGRKLAVVDLPFMKLQGVLAWLIWLFVHLMAILGVKNRIFIFLDWSWNYLAFDPSLRLLIRPTYVKPKDREELVEDKN, encoded by the coding sequence ATGGACCAAGCTCTTCCAAACCTTCCCGAATTATCTCTTCCAAGAATTGTAGTCATAGGTGCAGGATTTGCTGGCCTCAAATTGGCCAGGGAATTAAAAAACAAGGACTACCAAGTGATATTATTGGACAAGAACAACTATCACCAATTTCAACCCCTATTCTATCAGGTAGCCACTGCAGGTCTGGAACCAAGTGCCATCTCCTTTCCTTTAAGGAAGGTTTTTCACAATACACCAAATGTAACCTTCCGAATGGCGGAAGCACAAAGAATCGATCAAAGTAAAAATCGCCTTTATACTGACATTGGCTATATTGATTATGATTACCTGATTCTGGCCATGGGAGCAGACACCAATTACTTTGGAATGAAAAATATAATGGACAACAGCGTTCCCATGAAGTCTGTTTCTGAAGCTTTGTTTATACGAAACAAAATCATTTCAAACTATGAAAGGGCCATCAACATCGCTGATATTGAAAAGAGAAAAGCATTGATGAATGTAGTAATAGTAGGCGGTGGACCAACAGGGGTTGAGTTAGCAGGTGCCATGGCTGAGCTAAGAAACAAAGTTTTCCCAAAGGACTATCCACAGCTTAACTTTGAAAACATGAAGGTCGTTTTGATAGAAGCAGGGCCTTCTCTTCTAGCAGGCATGTCGTCATCTTCAGGGCAGAAAGCTAAAGAGTACCTGGAAAGCCTTAAAGTAAAAGTCATGCTTCAAACTGCGGTAGAAGATTATGATGGTCTAAATGTTATTATCAAAGGTGAATCAGGTATTCAAACGAACACCTTGCTTTGGGCGGCAGGAATAAAGCCCAATGGCATTGAAGGTATTTTGGACGTTCAAAAGTTCAAGAATGGCCGCTTACTTGTAGATGAATACAACCTTGTGAAAGATGCGAGCAACATATATGCCCTTGGGGACCTTTGTTTGCAACAACTGCCCGATTACCCTAAAGGACACCCACAGGTAGCCCAAGTAGCCATTCAGCAAGCGGATAACTTGGCAAAAAACTTTCTGGCCAAACTAAAAGACAAACCATCAAAAGCCTTTAAGTACAAAGACCTTGGCAGAATGGCTACTGTAGGAAGAAAGCTTGCTGTGGTTGATCTACCTTTTATGAAACTTCAGGGTGTACTTGCTTGGCTTATTTGGTTATTTGTTCACCTAATGGCCATCCTTGGTGTAAAAAACAGAATATTTATCTTCCTTGATTGGTCTTGGAACTACCTGGCTTTCGATCCTTCATTAAGGTTACTTATCAGACCTACCTACGTGAAACCCAAAGACAGAGAAGAGTTAGTAGAAGATAAAAATTAA
- a CDS encoding DUF4890 domain-containing protein, with amino-acid sequence MKKVIMICALVVATVVHVQAQRQGDREINPEKMAERMTQRMDEKLDLTEEQEKQINALFLEQANSRKESQKENREEMKAAREAHQQKLEAILTPEQKEKWEAEQKEGRSQMRKKRGGRQGGGE; translated from the coding sequence ATGAAAAAGGTAATAATGATTTGTGCACTGGTAGTAGCTACCGTGGTGCACGTACAAGCACAAAGACAAGGCGACAGAGAAATTAATCCAGAGAAAATGGCCGAAAGGATGACCCAAAGGATGGATGAGAAACTAGACCTTACTGAAGAGCAGGAAAAACAAATCAACGCTTTATTTCTTGAGCAAGCCAATAGTCGAAAAGAATCTCAAAAAGAAAATAGAGAAGAAATGAAGGCGGCAAGGGAAGCACACCAGCAAAAACTGGAAGCCATCCTTACCCCTGAGCAGAAAGAAAAATGGGAAGCTGAACAAAAAGAAGGAAGGTCCCAAATGCGTAAAAAAAGAGGAGGAAGGCAAGGAGGAGGTGAGTAA
- a CDS encoding TIGR04282 family arsenosugar biosynthesis glycosyltransferase: MKQAIIVFQKFPAPGKVKTRLAATIGNDKAVYIYTYLLNYTHQLLTTIPADTLVFHEGTINKTEYPGNNYYFFPQEGNNLGDKMYNAFSKAFEENYDQVLIIGTDCLELKNSHIEEALSSLDKNDLVLGPAKDGGYYLIGLNKNDPRLFENIQWSTESVFAETMNIAKMLQLKVHLLERLNDIDEYSDLSEQLKKLISIKDPN; the protein is encoded by the coding sequence ATGAAACAGGCCATTATTGTATTTCAAAAATTTCCTGCGCCAGGAAAAGTAAAAACTCGCCTTGCGGCTACTATCGGCAATGATAAAGCCGTTTATATTTATACCTATTTGTTAAACTACACGCATCAATTGTTGACAACAATACCAGCAGATACCTTGGTATTTCATGAAGGGACTATCAATAAAACCGAATATCCTGGCAACAATTATTATTTTTTTCCTCAGGAAGGAAATAACCTGGGAGATAAAATGTACAATGCCTTTTCTAAAGCTTTCGAAGAAAATTACGATCAGGTTTTAATTATTGGAACTGATTGTCTGGAGCTTAAGAATAGTCATATTGAGGAAGCTTTAAGCAGTTTGGACAAGAATGATTTGGTCTTAGGACCAGCCAAAGATGGAGGCTACTACCTGATAGGACTAAATAAAAACGATCCCCGCTTGTTTGAAAACATCCAATGGAGTACAGAATCAGTATTTGCGGAAACAATGAATATTGCCAAGATGCTTCAACTTAAAGTACATCTTTTAGAAAGGTTAAATGATATCGATGAGTATTCGGACCTCAGTGAGCAACTCAAAAAGCTTATTTCAATCAAAGATCCCAATTAG
- a CDS encoding GyrI-like domain-containing protein, with amino-acid sequence MQPKIVNIKDKHLLGISCRMSVNNNKTPELWKKFMSILHTISSNKPQEFIALQVYEASYFSSAFDPSKEFDQWACMEVENGKEIHQELTPFLLKGGLFAVFNYKGPSTDHSVFEYIYGTWIPESQFQLDDRPHFQVMGEKYSNNSPSSEEEIWIPLRRK; translated from the coding sequence ATGCAACCGAAAATAGTAAATATCAAAGACAAGCATCTGCTAGGCATAAGTTGCCGTATGAGCGTGAATAACAATAAAACTCCTGAACTTTGGAAAAAGTTTATGAGCATCCTACACACAATCTCGAGCAACAAACCACAGGAGTTCATCGCATTGCAAGTGTATGAAGCCTCCTACTTTTCTTCCGCCTTTGATCCTTCAAAGGAATTTGACCAGTGGGCATGTATGGAGGTAGAAAATGGCAAAGAAATACACCAAGAGCTAACACCGTTTTTGTTAAAAGGAGGGCTGTTCGCAGTGTTTAATTATAAAGGACCAAGTACAGACCATAGCGTCTTTGAATACATCTACGGAACCTGGATTCCCGAATCCCAATTCCAATTGGATGACAGGCCTCACTTTCAGGTGATGGGAGAAAAATATAGCAACAACTCCCCTTCTTCAGAAGAGGAAATCTGGATTCCACTTCGAAGAAAATAA
- a CDS encoding PepSY-associated TM helix domain-containing protein: protein MTKQKNNTSWQKTRKFFNDVHLWAGLISGIVLLVVCLTGTIYVYNTEIREWNASHLYKVDHSEGMSKLSPDELLDKNRDLIKGDITGVKISSDEDRSFQVTAREKGDKSRFGTTYFVNPYTGELLGNSKEENAAATFMGYMFSLHRWLLLDKIEAPIFEGLENRKLGSYITGACTILFTIGVLTGLVIWVPRKAKNWRQGLKIKFNSNWKRINHDLHNSLAFYSAIILFLMGVTGPFFSFPWYREALQKSLGTYKERSVRAPGPSAGEGKKGADKDQVKIEMLPLEDYLYSVDQTLDYVGEYTVSLPKDGASKINISKKRAGFFAPAASDKLVLDVASAKVIETDIIKEKPFNERVSGSIKALHLGDVYGSFSKLLYFISCLIATSLPVTGTLIWINKMKKPKKKNKRKTATV, encoded by the coding sequence ATGACAAAGCAGAAAAACAATACATCATGGCAGAAAACCAGGAAATTCTTCAATGATGTTCACCTGTGGGCAGGTTTGATAAGTGGTATCGTTTTACTAGTGGTTTGCCTTACTGGTACCATTTATGTTTACAATACTGAGATTAGAGAGTGGAATGCTTCACATCTTTATAAAGTAGACCACAGTGAAGGTATGTCAAAGCTTTCTCCTGATGAATTGCTTGATAAGAACAGGGATCTTATAAAAGGGGATATAACAGGAGTGAAAATTTCATCTGATGAGGATAGAAGCTTCCAGGTTACAGCAAGGGAAAAAGGAGACAAAAGCCGTTTTGGAACCACTTATTTTGTAAATCCATATACAGGAGAATTGTTGGGAAATAGCAAGGAAGAAAATGCTGCAGCTACTTTTATGGGCTACATGTTTAGCCTGCACCGTTGGTTATTGCTTGATAAAATTGAAGCACCAATCTTTGAAGGATTGGAGAATAGAAAGTTAGGAAGCTATATCACAGGAGCCTGTACTATTCTTTTTACAATAGGTGTTTTGACAGGATTGGTAATATGGGTACCCCGTAAAGCAAAAAACTGGCGTCAAGGTTTGAAAATCAAATTCAATAGCAACTGGAAGCGCATAAACCATGACCTTCATAACTCACTTGCCTTTTATTCTGCGATTATACTTTTTCTAATGGGGGTTACCGGACCATTCTTTTCCTTTCCTTGGTACCGGGAAGCCTTGCAGAAATCTTTGGGAACCTATAAGGAGCGTAGTGTGAGAGCGCCTGGGCCTAGTGCTGGTGAGGGGAAAAAGGGAGCAGATAAAGACCAAGTTAAAATAGAAATGTTGCCACTTGAAGATTATTTGTACAGTGTTGACCAAACCTTGGATTATGTAGGTGAATACACTGTAAGCCTACCAAAGGACGGGGCTTCAAAGATTAATATTAGCAAGAAAAGAGCAGGCTTCTTTGCTCCTGCTGCATCGGATAAATTGGTCCTTGATGTGGCAAGTGCCAAGGTGATTGAGACTGATATTATTAAAGAGAAACCATTTAATGAAAGGGTTTCTGGCTCAATTAAGGCCCTCCATTTAGGGGATGTGTATGGTTCTTTCTCGAAGTTACTCTATTTTATTTCTTGTTTGATTGCAACCAGTCTTCCTGTGACCGGAACCCTGATATGGATCAATAAGATGAAGAAACCAAAGAAAAAGAACAAGAGAAAAACAGCAACCGTTTGA
- a CDS encoding energy transducer TonB — translation MCFAFFSTFSQGLQKVKEKSKNPNRVFTYHVLENSQVKEGAAEIQYKGKLGFREKGQFSQGNRSGSWEFFDFDNNLIQKYNYTSKEFEYLQNFNAVKAVYILKDQELVKIETGAIPVLLGGDAKFSYFFANNLFYPHAAMSRGATGTVGVMVTITKEGEMIRPFIPKEGDKALDAEALRVVSLMPNDWIPLYLNGEATDCLVLFYLNFHMG, via the coding sequence GTGTGTTTCGCATTTTTTTCTACTTTCTCTCAGGGGCTTCAAAAGGTTAAGGAAAAAAGTAAAAACCCGAATCGAGTTTTTACTTACCATGTGCTTGAAAACTCACAAGTAAAAGAGGGTGCTGCGGAAATTCAATACAAAGGGAAATTGGGATTTCGGGAAAAGGGCCAATTTAGTCAAGGAAATAGGTCTGGATCCTGGGAGTTCTTTGATTTTGATAATAATTTAATACAGAAGTACAATTACACAAGCAAAGAATTCGAATACCTGCAAAATTTTAATGCCGTTAAGGCTGTATATATTTTAAAAGACCAAGAGTTGGTGAAAATAGAAACCGGGGCTATTCCTGTATTGCTGGGTGGTGATGCTAAGTTTTCGTATTTTTTTGCCAATAATTTATTTTATCCACATGCTGCAATGTCAAGAGGAGCTACCGGCACAGTAGGTGTGATGGTGACCATTACCAAAGAAGGAGAAATGATCCGTCCCTTTATTCCAAAGGAAGGAGATAAGGCCTTAGATGCTGAGGCATTAAGGGTGGTGTCTTTGATGCCGAATGACTGGATTCCGCTATACTTAAATGGAGAAGCAACAGATTGCTTGGTGCTTTTTTATTTAAATTTTCACATGGGATAG
- a CDS encoding ABC transporter ATP-binding protein: protein MSILRLENVQRVNTIDSGSSLSRISFEAEEGEILALTGETGSGVGTLLRIIAGLERFDAGNVYLAGKNHGHKNNSARKIGMVFQGNALFPNLTLFENVKFGLEGSKKTIEDKAKSCLILVGLKRDAEKYPSEVKAEDQFRTALARAIASQPDFLLLNEPFSGLRPMKKNQFISEIRELIKKVGITTVLDTRDKEVALSFADRVAIFHKGYLQQLAVPQIIYQDPVNSYVANFFGKRNEVLATATNDGFYTSFGFIDDERSKNYSNKAKILFRPEEVKVKKSLRQALIGTVRQCSYFGDHQMVTLEDDLGKSILVKSSPNRVYNTGSNVFFTLKTFKVEDAY from the coding sequence ATGAGTATACTTAGGCTGGAAAATGTCCAAAGAGTCAATACCATAGACAGTGGCAGCTCCTTGAGCAGAATTTCCTTTGAAGCAGAGGAAGGAGAAATTTTGGCTTTGACGGGGGAAACTGGTTCAGGGGTGGGAACATTGCTTCGGATTATTGCAGGTCTGGAGCGATTTGATGCCGGTAATGTTTATCTGGCTGGGAAGAATCATGGCCATAAGAATAATAGTGCGCGAAAAATTGGAATGGTTTTTCAAGGAAATGCCTTGTTTCCAAACCTTACTTTATTTGAAAATGTCAAATTTGGCTTAGAGGGGAGTAAGAAAACGATAGAAGACAAAGCCAAGTCATGTCTTATCCTGGTAGGCTTGAAAAGAGATGCTGAAAAGTACCCTTCAGAAGTCAAAGCCGAGGACCAGTTTCGTACAGCATTGGCAAGGGCAATAGCATCCCAACCGGATTTTTTGCTTTTGAATGAGCCATTTAGTGGCTTGAGACCAATGAAAAAAAACCAATTTATTTCTGAAATCCGTGAGCTTATAAAAAAGGTAGGGATTACAACTGTTTTAGATACAAGGGATAAGGAAGTTGCCTTGTCTTTTGCAGATAGGGTAGCCATTTTTCATAAGGGCTACCTACAACAACTTGCGGTTCCTCAAATCATTTACCAGGACCCCGTGAATTCCTATGTGGCCAATTTCTTTGGTAAAAGGAATGAAGTACTAGCTACAGCTACCAACGATGGTTTTTATACTTCCTTTGGATTTATTGATGATGAACGTTCAAAGAACTACAGCAATAAAGCTAAAATTCTATTCCGACCTGAGGAAGTAAAAGTGAAAAAAAGCCTGAGACAAGCCTTGATAGGAACAGTGAGGCAATGTTCTTACTTTGGTGATCACCAAATGGTAACTTTAGAAGATGATTTGGGCAAATCCATATTGGTAAAATCATCACCCAATAGGGTTTATAATACCGGTAGTAATGTTTTCTTCACACTCAAGACTTTTAAGGTGGAAGATGCTTATTAA
- a CDS encoding hydrogen peroxide-inducible genes activator, whose protein sequence is MTIQQLEYILAVEKFRHFGNAAESCFVTQPTLSAQVNKLEKELGIILFDRSKMPVIPTEIGERVIEQAKRVVLESKGIYELVAEIKGEVGGIIKIGIIPTIAPYLLPLFIRNFIQRYPKVLLEVQEMVTEDITSRLRNDELDLGIVVSPLHEGGIIEKPIFYEKFYVYLSNGHPLLKEEKVATENIPAEDLWVLQQGHCFRDQVLNLCDKSKFQRKNFHYESGSLEGLKNMVDRYTGITLLPELATENLSEEEKSRLRPFAGDPPVREISLIRTRSFLKQKLVALLFEEIQSAIPKHMQANKNGRLVNFNL, encoded by the coding sequence ATGACAATACAACAACTGGAATATATATTGGCTGTAGAGAAGTTTCGCCATTTTGGCAATGCTGCAGAATCCTGTTTTGTCACCCAACCAACCCTAAGTGCTCAGGTAAACAAGCTGGAAAAGGAGTTGGGAATAATCTTATTCGATAGATCCAAAATGCCAGTAATTCCAACTGAAATTGGAGAAAGAGTTATCGAGCAGGCCAAAAGAGTGGTGTTGGAGAGTAAGGGTATTTATGAACTGGTAGCAGAAATCAAAGGCGAAGTGGGAGGGATCATTAAAATTGGTATTATCCCTACCATCGCTCCTTATCTATTACCACTTTTTATCCGAAATTTTATTCAAAGGTACCCCAAGGTATTGCTGGAAGTGCAAGAAATGGTCACAGAAGACATCACAAGTCGACTGAGAAATGATGAATTGGATTTGGGCATAGTGGTAAGCCCGCTACATGAAGGCGGTATTATAGAAAAACCCATTTTTTACGAAAAGTTTTATGTTTATTTATCGAATGGGCATCCACTTTTAAAGGAAGAAAAAGTAGCAACAGAAAACATCCCTGCTGAAGATTTGTGGGTTTTGCAGCAAGGCCACTGCTTCAGGGATCAAGTGCTCAACCTATGTGACAAAAGTAAATTCCAAAGAAAGAATTTCCATTATGAAAGTGGTTCTCTGGAAGGGCTTAAAAACATGGTAGATCGCTACACGGGAATTACTTTACTTCCCGAACTAGCTACTGAAAACTTATCAGAAGAAGAAAAGAGCAGGCTTAGACCCTTTGCAGGAGACCCGCCGGTAAGGGAAATTAGTCTAATTCGTACACGTAGCTTTCTGAAACAAAAACTGGTGGCTTTGCTTTTTGAAGAGATTCAATCGGCAATCCCTAAACACATGCAAGCCAATAAAAATGGCCGGTTGGTAAATTTTAATTTATAA
- a CDS encoding dipeptidase: MELKKYIESNSKRFLDELIELLRIPSVSADPAYEKEVFKAADFVKNSLEAAGVDHAEICPTDGYPIVYGEKIIDPAAPTVLIYGHYDVQPADPLDLWDSPPFEPVIKKTKNHPNGAIFARGSADDKGQFYMHVKAFEAMLASEQLNCNVKFMIEGEEEVGSENLDVFVRDNQDKLKADVVLISDTSMISLEHPSVTVGLRGLAYMQVEVTGPNIDLHSGTFGGGVANPINVLCKMISSLHDENNHITIPGFYDDVEEYSKEYRQQLNKAPFDEVEYKEKLDIKETYGEEGYTTIERVGIRPTLDVNGIWGGYTGEGAKTVLPSKANAKISMRLVPNQNHKAIAKLFEDRFKSIAPPAVKVKVVPHHGGQAAVIPTDSIGYKAAEAAIDEAFGKKAIPTREGGSIPITALFQQVLGLDPILLGFGLDTDAIHSPNEHYGVDNYFKGIETIALFFKHYHQLSNKDKG; the protein is encoded by the coding sequence ATGGAACTGAAAAAATATATAGAATCCAATTCGAAAAGATTTTTAGATGAGTTAATTGAATTGCTGCGGATTCCATCAGTAAGTGCTGATCCAGCCTATGAAAAAGAGGTTTTTAAGGCAGCCGATTTTGTTAAAAATAGCCTTGAAGCAGCGGGCGTGGACCATGCGGAAATATGCCCTACGGATGGTTATCCCATAGTATATGGAGAAAAAATAATTGATCCTGCTGCACCTACGGTACTGATTTACGGACATTATGATGTACAGCCTGCAGATCCTCTTGACTTATGGGATTCACCTCCTTTTGAACCAGTGATCAAAAAGACAAAGAACCATCCCAATGGAGCAATTTTTGCGCGAGGTTCGGCAGATGACAAAGGCCAATTTTACATGCATGTCAAAGCCTTTGAAGCCATGTTAGCCAGTGAACAGCTCAATTGTAATGTTAAATTTATGATTGAAGGGGAGGAAGAGGTTGGATCAGAAAACCTGGATGTTTTTGTACGCGACAACCAAGATAAACTAAAAGCCGATGTAGTACTTATCTCTGATACTTCCATGATTTCATTGGAACATCCATCAGTAACAGTAGGCTTGAGAGGACTTGCCTATATGCAGGTAGAGGTCACTGGGCCAAATATAGATTTGCACAGTGGCACCTTTGGGGGCGGAGTAGCCAACCCTATCAATGTTCTTTGCAAGATGATCAGCTCTCTTCACGATGAAAACAACCACATCACCATTCCAGGCTTTTACGATGATGTAGAAGAATATAGCAAGGAATACCGCCAACAATTGAACAAAGCACCATTTGATGAAGTAGAGTACAAGGAAAAACTCGACATCAAGGAAACGTATGGTGAAGAAGGATACACTACCATCGAAAGAGTCGGCATAAGACCTACCTTGGATGTAAATGGAATCTGGGGAGGTTATACAGGAGAGGGTGCTAAAACGGTACTTCCTTCCAAAGCAAATGCGAAGATCTCTATGCGTCTGGTTCCCAATCAGAACCATAAAGCCATAGCCAAGCTTTTTGAAGATCGCTTCAAAAGTATAGCACCGCCTGCTGTAAAAGTAAAAGTGGTGCCTCACCATGGTGGACAAGCTGCAGTGATTCCTACCGATTCGATAGGATATAAAGCCGCTGAAGCAGCTATAGATGAGGCTTTTGGAAAAAAAGCCATTCCGACAAGAGAAGGCGGGTCTATTCCTATCACAGCTCTGTTCCAACAGGTTTTGGGTCTGGATCCAATCTTACTTGGTTTTGGACTGGACACTGATGCCATCCACTCCCCTAATGAGCACTACGGTGTAGACAATTATTTCAAAGGCATAGAAACCATCGCCTTGTTTTTCAAACATTATCACCAGCTTTCAAATAAAGATAAGGGCTGA
- a CDS encoding protein-disulfide reductase DsbD family protein: protein MNYNKLIYLAISFLFLSITLNAQVISPPKWDIQLDQENPKVGDTVTLLLKATIPPNWYIYSNEFDPDLGPLLTEINLEEAKGISLEGGLEAINSKKKFDDTWQGDITYFVKEGEFRQKLVITEENAVIQGAIEYQMCSDVTNQCINYQEDFKISLGEEVSNVVSETPVGEKITLKQPEESLIGFMLIAFLAGLAALLTPCVFPMIPMTVTFFTGRGKSKMIGYRNAFIYGFSIIAIYTLAGTVLAAVQGPEFINWLSTHWLPNVFFFAVFIFFALAFLGLFEITLPSGLVNKMDAKADKGGIMGIFFMAFTLVLVSFSCTGPIVGSLLISSAGGALLKPILGMLAFSMAFALPFTLFAIFPGWLNSLPKSGGWLNSVKVVLGFIELALAFKFLSMADQVYHWGILDRDIYLAIWIVIFTLLGLYLLGKIRLPHDSKLEFISVPRLMLAIATFVLVIYMIPGMWGAPLKGLSGYLPPLSSHDFDLTKISNQTSDFEFDESPKYADFLHLPHGIQGYFDYDQALRAAKRQNKPLFIDFTGHGCVNCREMEARVWSDPRVLKRLKEDFVMVALYIDERYTLPEDQWYTSTYDNKVKKTIGKQNADFQISRFENNAQPYYVILDNQEELLVSPIAYETDIQKFIDFLDSASKAFKLRTNQE from the coding sequence ATGAATTACAATAAGTTAATATATTTAGCAATATCCTTTCTTTTCCTGAGCATCACTTTAAATGCTCAGGTCATTTCTCCACCAAAATGGGACATTCAACTTGACCAGGAAAATCCCAAAGTCGGAGATACTGTTACGCTCTTATTAAAGGCCACAATTCCTCCCAATTGGTACATTTATTCCAATGAGTTCGATCCGGATCTTGGGCCTTTATTGACAGAAATCAATCTTGAGGAAGCCAAAGGAATCAGCCTTGAAGGAGGACTGGAAGCCATCAACTCAAAGAAAAAGTTTGACGACACCTGGCAGGGAGACATTACTTATTTTGTTAAAGAGGGTGAGTTTCGTCAAAAGTTAGTCATCACTGAGGAAAATGCAGTCATTCAGGGCGCAATTGAATACCAAATGTGTTCCGATGTCACCAATCAGTGCATAAACTATCAGGAAGATTTCAAAATCTCATTGGGAGAAGAAGTATCTAATGTGGTCAGTGAAACTCCAGTTGGTGAGAAAATAACATTGAAGCAACCTGAAGAGTCCTTGATCGGCTTTATGCTTATAGCCTTTCTGGCTGGGTTGGCTGCATTATTGACTCCCTGTGTTTTTCCAATGATCCCTATGACGGTTACCTTCTTCACAGGAAGAGGTAAGTCCAAAATGATAGGCTACCGAAATGCCTTTATATATGGTTTTTCCATTATTGCTATCTACACCCTTGCAGGTACTGTTTTAGCAGCTGTGCAAGGACCTGAGTTTATCAATTGGCTGTCCACACATTGGCTACCCAATGTATTTTTCTTCGCTGTATTCATCTTCTTTGCCCTGGCTTTTTTAGGTCTGTTTGAAATTACTCTTCCATCGGGTTTGGTCAATAAGATGGATGCCAAAGCCGATAAAGGTGGCATTATGGGCATCTTTTTCATGGCGTTTACACTCGTTTTGGTTTCTTTTTCTTGTACTGGCCCTATCGTAGGCTCTTTATTAATCAGCTCTGCAGGTGGAGCTCTTCTCAAACCTATTTTGGGTATGTTGGCTTTTTCTATGGCCTTTGCCTTGCCTTTCACCTTATTTGCTATTTTCCCCGGCTGGCTAAACTCATTGCCTAAATCCGGTGGTTGGTTAAATTCGGTAAAAGTAGTTCTTGGTTTTATAGAACTTGCACTTGCATTCAAATTCCTAAGCATGGCTGATCAAGTGTACCATTGGGGAATATTGGACAGGGACATTTACCTGGCCATCTGGATTGTAATCTTCACCCTTTTGGGCTTGTACCTCTTGGGTAAAATACGACTGCCCCATGACAGCAAATTGGAATTTATCAGTGTTCCCAGGTTGATGCTGGCTATCGCCACCTTTGTATTGGTGATCTATATGATTCCAGGAATGTGGGGAGCACCTTTGAAAGGGCTTAGCGGGTATTTACCACCGCTTTCATCTCATGATTTTGACCTGACAAAAATCAGTAATCAAACCAGCGACTTCGAATTTGACGAATCGCCAAAGTATGCAGACTTCCTCCATCTCCCACATGGGATACAGGGATATTTTGACTACGATCAGGCATTAAGGGCAGCCAAAAGACAAAATAAACCGCTATTTATTGATTTTACAGGACATGGCTGTGTGAATTGTCGGGAAATGGAAGCACGGGTATGGTCAGATCCCAGGGTACTCAAGCGCTTAAAAGAAGATTTTGTAATGGTCGCCCTCTATATAGACGAAAGGTATACCTTGCCTGAGGACCAATGGTACACCTCCACTTATGACAACAAAGTCAAAAAAACCATAGGTAAGCAAAACGCGGATTTTCAAATTTCCCGATTTGAAAACAATGCTCAGCCTTATTATGTAATACTAGACAATCAGGAAGAATTACTTGTAAGTCCAATAGCCTACGAGACGGACATCCAAAAATTCATTGACTTTCTGGATTCTGCCAGCAAAGCCTTTAAGCTCAGGACCAATCAAGAATAA
- a CDS encoding HPP family protein codes for MKKLKRGIQKVKMIAYKETSHQPIDNLWSFCGAFIGIATIGLIQQYFYHLEREDQLFFIGAFGASSVLLFSASNSPLAQPRNTLFGGLLSAIIGVLTYKVFYMEDFIWLSPALSVALAILVMQYTKTLHPPGGAIALIANIGSDEIKEMGFFYVFNPVFTGLMVLLLVALLFNNISKNRIYPYREVEIRKLKYFEKLLLWNLKNTNSKE; via the coding sequence ATGAAGAAGTTAAAACGAGGGATTCAAAAGGTGAAAATGATCGCCTATAAGGAAACCAGCCACCAACCTATAGACAATCTATGGTCATTTTGCGGGGCCTTTATTGGCATAGCTACCATTGGATTGATCCAGCAGTATTTTTACCACCTCGAAAGAGAAGATCAATTGTTTTTCATCGGGGCCTTTGGTGCTTCCTCAGTATTACTCTTCAGCGCATCAAATAGTCCCTTGGCCCAACCTCGAAACACCCTTTTTGGAGGTTTGCTTTCTGCCATTATTGGAGTGTTGACCTATAAGGTTTTTTATATGGAGGACTTTATTTGGCTTTCTCCTGCTTTATCTGTGGCCTTGGCCATATTGGTAATGCAGTATACCAAAACCCTTCATCCACCTGGTGGTGCCATAGCCTTGATCGCCAATATTGGCTCAGATGAGATTAAGGAGATGGGCTTTTTCTATGTGTTCAATCCAGTATTTACAGGTTTGATGGTATTACTTCTGGTAGCATTGCTATTCAACAATATTTCCAAAAATAGGATTTACCCTTATAGAGAGGTAGAGATACGAAAACTAAAGTATTTTGAAAAACTGTTATTATGGAACCTAAAAAATACAAATTCGAAAGAGTAG